In the Maribacter sp. MJ134 genome, one interval contains:
- a CDS encoding Calx-beta domain-containing protein, translated as MNSNTNQPYMKDLFLPMLAKNNRISSRVLKVMLFLLLVASGNKLAAQTTYNDEFSVISYGNNDGTANFDTNWVENDANGGAENSGNIFIADNRLTFTSLQSTDALSRPVNLAAASSASISINYTSALRGNAELELQILQSNGTWRELLTIQTTATSGNRSSTFSGTGFLHSNTAFRFVPKAPDDWAAGETIHINHFRISTNISNNAADAEIKRPFVPRFSQNLKGDFTFIANTTIGTDPVVPYNGTDGNSTLTTQFIDIDSDGTTFNSSNAVLANPEGSIACLNYRKVFLYWAASNKEYSANTGDGGSEPIWDFDDVKLMLPGSSTYTTYTADEVIYNGRADHFENDPIVLFKDITADVDALASPYGTYQVANVKGAEGVLQSHSGSATGTSGGWQIVFVYESFDLPPKNVTLFDGYAHVTASENILDIDFDGFQTIPTGPVNADVMIGALEGDREITGDELQILDTSNNWVNLSTTQRPATNFFNSKITIDNTIVTNRTPNSTNTLGFDAAIFELDNTTNDKIANSQTSATMRITSTQESYGIYLLGLSVEVYEPNLGSFQLETASSTINVPPGSTLPLTLNFDNFGNDNIENLEVTLAFPDQLDFTSITNSPAGTTSSYDAPSRTLTIQVPDGISDVGDPAYVIDFNALVVNPCTNCSTNTGIQALATYDGQINPTSISTLSSGTLEDCGFGNNDMLQISIQPTISINDSSVTEGGDLVFTISSSHQFDTDQVFTLSYTDIETSASDYSGPASVTLFANSNTVTFSVNTTDDNILEGSETFQVNFSGSTGIITDDNGLGTITDNEVCSESNVIGGNITVNSTGDGGDVNPGDGNCADSNCECTLRAAIEEANALAGADSIHFNISGAGIQIISPNTVLPDITETLVIDGTTQPGFLDSPLIRIDGDLIGINDLLTFSANSDFSEIRNIILTRAVRGIVIEPGADNITIAGNWIGTDGTGDTSLGQNIDAILVQGAFTTIGGTNALDRNVIANSFVNGIFVDGPSSYSNNIIGNIVGLEPDGITPAGNTNPGVLLIGGGSNTVGGILAAQRNIIGSNFEGVDIYSDNNIVQGNYIGTDISGTLNRGMSRGVEISPSASNNLVGGTDPRAANLIAFNGNNISASFAPAGLNNSFLGNSIHSSTNLGIDLSGDQNDPDINDLGDTDTGSNDLLNYPVINSIVLNNGVFNITFDLDIDDTNVVNGYRIEFFASPVVGVSGYGEGQVYLGSMNVAGDVSNQAMNITPPNGVNSGWHLSATTTEILSGTTFGSTSEFALAVVLPFPEDCANGIDDDGDGLVDCDDPDCFLASNTGDTDSDGDGIGDSCDFDDPNNGISVADFTVNEDAGTADFVVTYTGPTVQDAFTVDFNVTDGSAIDPDDYTVATAGTNVAFPTNTTSGTTQVVTINIVDDALLEGAEDLNITLSNISDPLVAMVDDTGLGTITDNDAPGAGDGIAVSDFTVNEDAGTADFVVTYTGPTVQDAFTVDFNVTDGSAIDPDDYTVATAGTNVAFPTNTTSGTTQVVTINIVDDALLEGAEDLNITLSNISDPLVAMVDDTGLGTITDNDAPGAGEGIAVSDFTVNEDAGTADFVVTYTGPTVQDAFTVDFNVTDGSAIDPDDYTVATAGTNVTFPANTTTGTTQVVTINIVDDALLEGAEDLNITLSNISDPLVAMVDDTGLGTITDNDAPGAGDGIAVSDFTVNEDAGTADFVVTYTGPTVQDAFTVDFNVTDGSAIDPDDYTVATAGTNVAFPANTTSGTTQVVTINIVDDALLEGAEDLNITLSNISDPLVAMVDDTGLGTITDNDAPGAGEGIAVSDFTVNEDAGTADFVVTYTGPTVQDAFTVDFNVTDGSAIDPDDYTVATAGTNVAFPANTTSGTTQVVTINIVDDALLEGAEDLNITLSNISDPLVAMVDDTGLGTITDNDAPGAGDGIAVSDFTVNEDAGTADFVVTYTGPTVQDAFTVDFNVTDGSAIDPDDYTVATAGTNVAFPANTTSGTTQVVTINIVDDALLEGAEDLNITLSNISDPLVAMVDDTGLGTITDNDANGPTEGIAVSDFTVNEDAGTATFVISYTGNTVQNAFNVNFNVTDNSAIDPDDYTVANTDTFVTFPAGTATGDTQLVTINIVDDAILEANEDLNITLSNISNPLVAMVDDTGLGTITDNDANGPTEGIAVSDFTVNEDAGTATFVISYTGNTVQNAFNVNFNVTDNSAIDPDDYTVANTDTFVTFPAGTATGDTQLVTINIVDDTIIENTETMDIALTFDAVSPVGVNMLDDAGVGTITDNDANGPTEGIAVSDFTVNEDAGTATFVISYTGNTVQNAFNVNFNVTDNSAIDPDDYTVANTDTFVTFPAGTATGDTQLVTINIVDDTIIENTETMDIALTFDAVPPVGVNMLDDAGVGTITDNDAPGMNDGLYIDDLQVNEQTGVATVTVRVQGSFTAFNVDYATNDGGGTATATAGGVDYTASNGTLAFAEGQSSITFNVVIIDDCLIESTEVFFADLLNAPDFVPVIDGNATITIIDDEEALASSDFEAEITNLCGDETPEVPQLTFTGGSGDYEVLFSEEIQNASDSEDFMIIRTWNVTDTCDNTASFEQIIFVLQPQLQEITIDICVEDEPIDLLGYLPEGFDTNGVFEVTEGDVMLNGSMFVPEGLELGEYRIAYTSTGGECKYYADFTITTNSDCVPCGIDDIEVSKAVTANGDGVNDMFEIRGAEYCDYTFDVMIFNRWGNMVYEGKDYRNDWGGFAPNNSFGKSGFLPTGTYYYIINVNGADFKQLNGYIYLGAE; from the coding sequence ATGAATTCAAACACCAACCAACCTTATATGAAGGATTTGTTTCTTCCCATGTTAGCTAAAAACAACCGTATTTCATCTAGGGTTTTAAAAGTTATGCTATTCCTACTACTTGTGGCCAGCGGAAACAAACTAGCCGCACAAACCACATACAACGACGAATTTTCTGTTATTTCATACGGCAATAATGATGGTACAGCTAATTTTGATACCAATTGGGTAGAGAATGATGCAAATGGTGGCGCAGAAAATAGTGGGAACATTTTTATTGCAGATAACAGACTTACGTTCACCAGTCTACAAAGTACGGATGCGCTAAGCAGACCAGTTAATTTGGCCGCTGCCTCATCTGCCTCTATTTCAATTAACTATACCTCGGCACTTAGAGGGAATGCAGAACTAGAACTGCAGATATTACAATCAAATGGTACTTGGAGAGAATTGCTCACCATACAAACAACAGCTACTTCGGGAAATCGTTCTTCAACATTTTCTGGTACAGGCTTTTTACATTCCAATACTGCTTTTCGTTTTGTACCTAAAGCACCAGATGATTGGGCGGCTGGTGAGACAATTCATATTAATCATTTCCGTATTTCTACAAATATTTCCAACAACGCCGCCGATGCAGAGATAAAAAGACCATTTGTTCCTCGTTTTTCACAAAATTTAAAAGGAGATTTCACATTTATTGCAAATACTACTATTGGTACGGACCCAGTTGTTCCTTACAATGGAACAGATGGTAATTCAACCTTAACCACACAATTTATTGATATTGATTCTGATGGTACTACTTTCAATTCAAGTAATGCAGTACTCGCCAACCCAGAGGGCTCAATCGCTTGTTTAAATTACCGTAAAGTGTTTTTATACTGGGCAGCTTCCAATAAAGAGTATAGTGCCAATACTGGTGACGGCGGATCAGAACCCATATGGGATTTTGATGATGTAAAATTGATGCTACCAGGATCCAGTACCTATACTACGTATACTGCGGATGAAGTAATATACAATGGTAGGGCCGATCATTTTGAAAATGACCCTATCGTACTTTTCAAGGATATCACCGCTGATGTAGATGCTCTAGCTAGCCCCTATGGCACATACCAAGTGGCGAATGTTAAAGGAGCTGAAGGCGTGTTACAATCGCATTCGGGGAGTGCTACGGGCACCTCTGGCGGTTGGCAAATCGTATTCGTTTATGAAAGTTTTGATTTGCCCCCAAAAAATGTGACCCTATTCGATGGGTATGCCCATGTTACGGCATCTGAAAATATATTGGATATTGATTTTGATGGTTTCCAAACGATTCCCACAGGACCGGTAAACGCGGACGTTATGATCGGTGCTTTAGAAGGTGACCGTGAAATCACCGGTGACGAACTACAAATTCTGGATACCTCCAACAATTGGGTCAATTTATCCACGACACAAAGGCCTGCGACTAATTTTTTTAATAGTAAAATTACTATTGATAATACAATAGTTACGAACAGAACTCCAAACAGTACCAACACCTTAGGTTTTGATGCTGCTATCTTTGAGTTAGACAACACTACGAACGATAAAATAGCAAATAGTCAAACTTCGGCTACAATGCGTATTACCTCTACACAGGAGTCTTATGGAATATATCTATTAGGATTAAGTGTAGAAGTTTATGAGCCTAATCTAGGTTCTTTTCAATTGGAAACTGCAAGTAGTACAATTAATGTACCTCCGGGATCTACGTTGCCCCTAACACTGAATTTTGACAATTTTGGTAACGATAATATCGAAAATTTAGAGGTAACGCTTGCTTTTCCTGATCAGTTAGATTTTACCTCGATAACCAATTCACCAGCCGGGACAACATCTTCATATGACGCGCCTAGTCGTACATTGACCATACAGGTTCCTGATGGAATTTCAGATGTGGGCGATCCTGCTTATGTGATAGATTTTAATGCTTTGGTCGTTAACCCGTGTACCAATTGTTCGACAAATACAGGCATACAGGCACTGGCTACCTACGATGGTCAAATTAACCCCACATCCATAAGCACATTAAGTTCTGGAACATTGGAAGATTGTGGTTTTGGTAATAACGACATGCTTCAGATCAGCATTCAGCCAACTATTTCAATAAATGATTCCTCCGTTACAGAAGGTGGAGACTTAGTATTTACTATTTCCTCTTCACATCAATTTGATACGGACCAAGTATTTACCTTGTCTTATACTGATATTGAAACAAGTGCTTCTGATTACAGCGGCCCAGCTTCCGTTACCCTATTCGCAAATAGTAATACGGTGACTTTCTCCGTAAACACAACGGATGATAATATTTTGGAAGGGAGTGAAACCTTTCAGGTAAACTTTTCTGGTTCTACTGGAATTATTACTGATGATAACGGTTTAGGAACCATCACGGACAACGAAGTTTGTAGCGAAAGTAACGTTATTGGCGGTAATATTACGGTTAACAGTACCGGAGATGGTGGTGACGTTAATCCTGGTGATGGCAATTGTGCAGATTCTAACTGCGAATGTACCCTTAGGGCCGCCATTGAAGAGGCCAACGCACTCGCTGGTGCGGACTCCATTCATTTTAACATATCCGGTGCCGGTATTCAAATTATAAGCCCCAATACCGTATTACCTGACATCACGGAAACACTAGTAATCGACGGAACTACCCAACCTGGTTTTCTAGACAGCCCTTTGATAAGGATAGATGGGGATTTAATAGGGATTAATGATTTGCTAACCTTCTCGGCAAATAGCGATTTTAGTGAGATTAGGAATATTATACTAACCAGAGCTGTTCGCGGAATAGTAATAGAGCCTGGCGCCGATAATATCACCATTGCAGGAAACTGGATAGGTACGGACGGTACCGGAGATACCTCGCTTGGGCAAAATATTGACGCCATTTTGGTCCAAGGTGCCTTCACGACCATCGGTGGTACCAACGCATTGGACAGGAACGTAATAGCCAATAGCTTTGTTAACGGCATATTTGTAGACGGCCCTAGTTCTTACAGCAATAACATTATAGGAAATATCGTAGGTTTGGAGCCAGATGGTATAACCCCGGCGGGTAACACTAATCCAGGGGTTTTACTCATTGGCGGTGGCTCTAATACTGTTGGGGGCATTCTAGCTGCACAACGGAATATTATCGGATCAAATTTCGAAGGTGTTGACATTTACTCCGACAACAATATAGTACAAGGTAATTATATCGGAACGGATATTAGTGGAACTCTTAATCGGGGTATGTCAAGAGGTGTTGAGATAAGTCCATCCGCCAGTAATAACCTTGTTGGCGGTACAGACCCGCGAGCTGCCAACCTCATTGCTTTTAATGGTAATAACATTAGTGCTTCATTTGCCCCAGCTGGGCTGAACAACTCCTTTTTGGGGAACAGCATTCATTCAAGTACAAATCTAGGTATTGATCTATCCGGAGACCAGAACGATCCAGACATTAATGATTTAGGTGATACCGATACGGGCTCTAACGACTTATTGAACTATCCGGTCATTAACTCCATTGTTTTAAATAACGGAGTTTTCAACATTACTTTTGACCTTGACATTGACGACACTAACGTTGTAAACGGCTACCGCATAGAATTTTTTGCCAGCCCTGTGGTCGGTGTAAGTGGTTATGGTGAAGGACAGGTTTATTTAGGTTCAATGAATGTAGCTGGTGATGTTTCCAATCAAGCTATGAACATAACACCTCCCAATGGAGTTAATAGTGGATGGCATTTGTCCGCAACTACTACCGAAATACTAAGTGGCACCACATTCGGATCAACCTCCGAGTTTGCTCTGGCCGTTGTACTCCCATTTCCGGAAGATTGTGCAAATGGTATAGACGATGATGGCGATGGCCTCGTTGATTGCGATGACCCTGATTGTTTTCTGGCGTCCAACACAGGCGATACGGACAGTGATGGCGACGGAATTGGGGACTCCTGTGACTTCGATGATCCAAACAATGGCATCTCCGTGGCCGACTTTACCGTAAATGAAGATGCAGGTACCGCTGATTTTGTAGTTACCTATACCGGTCCTACCGTGCAGGACGCCTTCACCGTGGACTTTAACGTGACAGATGGTTCGGCGATCGATCCCGATGATTATACCGTTGCTACCGCAGGTACCAATGTGGCGTTCCCTACGAATACGACATCCGGAACTACCCAGGTGGTCACCATCAATATCGTGGACGACGCTTTATTGGAAGGTGCGGAAGATTTGAACATTACCCTATCCAACATCTCCGACCCTCTTGTGGCCATGGTAGACGATACGGGACTGGGGACCATTACGGATAACGATGCGCCTGGGGCTGGAGACGGTATCGCAGTGAGCGACTTTACCGTGAACGAAGATGCCGGTACCGCTGACTTTGTAGTTACCTATACCGGTCCTACCGTGCAGGACGCCTTCACCGTGGACTTTAACGTGACAGATGGTTCGGCGATCGATCCCGATGATTATACCGTTGCTACCGCAGGTACCAATGTGGCGTTCCCTACGAATACGACATCCGGAACTACCCAGGTGGTCACCATCAATATCGTGGACGACGCTTTACTGGAAGGTGCGGAAGATTTGAACATTACCCTATCCAACATCTCCGACCCTCTTGTGGCCATGGTAGACGATACGGGACTGGGGACCATTACGGATAACGATGCGCCTGGGGCTGGAGAAGGTATCGCAGTGAGCGACTTTACCGTGAACGAAGATGCCGGTACCGCTGACTTTGTAGTTACCTATACCGGTCCTACCGTGCAGGACGCCTTCACCGTGGACTTCAACGTGACCGATGGTTCGGCGATCGATCCCGATGATTATACCGTTGCTACCGCAGGTACCAATGTGACGTTCCCTGCGAATACGACAACTGGAACTACCCAGGTGGTCACCATCAATATCGTGGACGACGCTTTATTGGAAGGTGCGGAAGATTTGAACATTACCCTATCCAACATCTCCGACCCTCTTGTGGCCATGGTAGACGATACGGGACTGGGGACCATTACGGATAACGATGCGCCTGGTGCTGGAGACGGTATCGCAGTGAGCGACTTTACCGTGAACGAAGATGCAGGTACCGCTGACTTTGTAGTTACCTATACCGGTCCTACCGTGCAGGACGCCTTCACCGTGGACTTCAACGTGACCGATGGTTCGGCGATCGATCCTGATGATTATACCGTTGCTACCGCAGGTACCAATGTGGCGTTCCCTGCGAATACGACATCCGGAACTACCCAGGTGGTCACCATCAATATCGTGGACGACGCTTTATTGGAAGGTGCGGAAGATTTGAACATTACCCTATCCAACATCTCCGACCCTCTTGTGGCCATGGTAGACGATACGGGACTGGGGACCATTACGGATAACGATGCGCCTGGGGCTGGAGAAGGTATCGCAGTGAGCGACTTTACCGTGAACGAAGATGCAGGTACCGCTGACTTTGTAGTTACCTATACCGGTCCTACCGTGCAGGACGCCTTCACCGTGGACTTCAACGTGACCGATGGTTCGGCGATCGATCCCGATGATTATACCGTTGCTACCGCAGGTACCAATGTGGCGTTCCCTGCGAATACGACATCCGGAACTACCCAGGTGGTCACCATCAATATCGTGGACGACGCTTTACTGGAAGGTGCGGAAGATTTGAACATTACCCTATCCAACATCTCCGACCCTCTTGTGGCCATGGTAGATGATACGGGACTGGGGACCATTACGGATAACGATGCGCCTGGGGCTGGAGACGGTATCGCAGTGAGCGACTTTACCGTGAACGAAGATGCAGGTACCGCTGACTTTGTAGTTACCTATACCGGTCCTACCGTGCAGGACGCCTTCACCGTGGACTTCAACGTGACCGATGGTTCGGCGATCGATCCCGATGATTATACCGTTGCTACCGCAGGTACCAATGTGGCGTTCCCTGCGAATACGACATCCGGAACTACCCAGGTGGTCACCATCAATATCGTGGACGACGCTTTATTGGAAGGTGCGGAAGATTTGAACATTACCCTATCCAACATCTCCGACCCTCTTGTGGCCATGGTAGATGATACGGGACTGGGGACCATTACGGATAACGATGCTAACGGACCTACCGAAGGTATCGCAGTAAGCGACTTTACCGTGAACGAAGATGCCGGTACTGCAACGTTCGTAATCTCGTATACAGGGAACACCGTACAAAACGCTTTCAACGTTAACTTTAACGTGACAGATAATTCAGCGATCGATCCCGATGACTATACCGTAGCGAACACCGATACCTTTGTGACCTTCCCTGCCGGTACGGCAACCGGGGATACACAACTGGTGACCATCAACATCGTGGACGACGCTATCCTTGAAGCAAATGAAGACCTTAACATTACCCTATCCAACATCTCCAACCCTCTTGTGGCCATGGTAGACGATACGGGACTGGGGACCATTACGGATAACGATGCTAACGGACCTACCGAAGGTATCGCAGTGAGCGACTTTACCGTGAACGAAGATGCCGGTACTGCAACGTTCGTAATCTCGTATACAGGGAACACCGTACAAAACGCTTTCAACGTCAACTTTAACGTGACAGATAATTCAGCGATCGATCCCGATGACTATACCGTAGCGAACACCGATACCTTTGTGACCTTCCCTGCCGGTACGGCAACCGGGGATACACAACTGGTGACCATCAACATCGTGGACGACACGATCATAGAGAATACGGAGACCATGGATATCGCTCTCACCTTCGATGCTGTATCACCTGTCGGTGTGAACATGCTCGACGATGCTGGTGTAGGTACCATCACTGACAACGATGCTAACGGACCTACCGAAGGTATCGCAGTGAGCGACTTTACCGTGAACGAAGATGCCGGTACGGCAACGTTCGTAATCTCGTATACAGGGAACACCGTACAAAACGCTTTCAACGTCAACTTTAACGTGACAGATAATTCAGCGATCGATCCCGATGACTATACCGTAGCGAACACCGATACCTTTGTGACCTTCCCTGCCGGTACGGCAACCGGGGATACACAACTGGTGACCATCAACATCGTGGACGACACGATCATAGAGAATACGGAGACCATGGATATCGCTCTCACCTTCGATGCCGTTCCACCTGTCGGTGTGAACATGCTCGACGATGCAGGTGTAGGTACCATCACCGATAACGATGCACCTGGAATGAACGACGGTCTCTATATAGACGACCTTCAAGTCAATGAGCAGACCGGTGTAGCAACTGTTACGGTTCGCGTTCAAGGTTCTTTTACGGCCTTTAACGTTGACTACGCAACCAATGATGGTGGTGGAACAGCAACTGCGACTGCTGGTGGTGTAGATTATACAGCGTCTAACGGAACTTTAGCCTTTGCTGAAGGACAGTCCAGCATAACTTTTAACGTGGTCATAATCGATGATTGCTTGATTGAAAGCACAGAAGTATTTTTTGCGGACCTATTGAACGCTCCCGATTTTGTTCCGGTGATTGACGGTAATGCGACGATAACCATAATAGATGACGAGGAAGCATTGGCATCGAGTGATTTTGAGGCAGAGATAACCAATCTCTGTGGAGACGAGACTCCAGAGGTTCCACAACTTACCTTTACCGGCGGAAGTGGAGATTACGAGGTCCTGTTCTCTGAAGAAATTCAAAATGCAAGCGATTCCGAGGATTTTATGATCATACGAACGTGGAACGTAACGGATACATGCGACAATACGGCCTCTTTTGAGCAGATCATATTCGTGTTACAACCTCAATTACAGGAAATCACTATTGACATTTGTGTTGAAGACGAACCTATCGATCTTCTGGGCTATCTTCCAGAAGGGTTTGATACAAACGGTGTGTTCGAGGTCACGGAAGGAGATGTAATGTTGAACGGCAGTATGTTTGTCCCCGAAGGCTTGGAATTGGGCGAATATAGAATCGCCTATACCTCTACGGGCGGCGAATGTAAATATTATGCGGACTTTACCATAACGACCAATAGCGATTGTGTTCCTTGCGGCATCGACGATATCGAAGTAAGTAAAGCTGTAACGGCCAACGGAGATGGAGTGAACGACATGTTCGAAATTAGGGGGGCCGAATACTGTGACTACACCTTCGATGTTATGATATTCAACAGATGGGGGAACATGGTCTACGAAGGAAAGGATTATAGAAATGATTGGGGCGGATTTGCACCGAACAACTCCTTCGGAAAATCAGGCTTCCTCCCTACAGGTACCTACTACTACATCATAAATGTTAACGGAGCTGACTTTAAACAGTTGAACGGTTATATATACTTAGGTGCCGAATAA